Part of the Roseofilum capinflatum BLCC-M114 genome, TGTAGTTAATCTTTGTTGTCCATCGATTAACTGAAATGTTTTTTTATCATCAGTTCTATCTGGACAAACAACAATAGAACCTAAAAAATATTCCGAGAACTGATTAGAGCTTTCATATTCATATAGTCCTAATCCTTCAAATAAATCTTCAAGTAATTTTTTTACGTTATCTTCCTTCCAAACATATTCACGCTGAAAATTAGGTACAGTATAAAAATCTTGAAACAAGTCTGCAATACTCAAATTTTTCGATTCAATTGTTGGAATATTAGACATAAAATATGTATACTTAAGATTTAATCAACAGATATCTGAATTTTGAAGGTGAGCCGTCATCCGGCTCACCCTAACCATTATACTACACTACAGCCTCTTCTAGCTTCGGCATTTGATCGGCGGGAATGACGCGACCAAAATCCTAGAAACCTTCAATTTCATTGAAATTCAGGTAACGGTACAACTCAGCCTTAATTTTCATCATCAGTTAAAGATTCTAACTCATCAGAAATTAAATTTTGCCAATCCTCATCACAGTGAGAATGTAAATGAATTGAGGTTACTAATAACTCTGATAAAATTTGACCTTTTTGGCGATCGCTTAACTCAGAAAGTTGTAATTGATTAATCAAAGAAAGAACATTTTGACATTCTTCCTGTAATTCTATAATTAATTGATTTAAAGTGGAATTTTGAGTGCTAATTTTTTTAGTAATTAATTGCATTAGTTTTTCCCTAACCTTTTTAATGCTTGTTGAATACCTTTTTACCATAAATTATAATCTTGATCAATCAAGGTGAGTCCATAAAAGACCCACCTCAATAATTATACTACTACACTACAGCCTCCTCTAACTTCGGCATCTGATCGGCGGGAATGACGCGACCGAAATCCTCGAAACCTTCAATCTCATTGAAGTTCAGGTAACGGTACAACTCAGCCTTGAATGGATCGACCTTCTTAGCCACAATATCTAAATACTCCTCAACAGTGGGGATTTTACCGAGAAGAGCGCAGACGGCAGCCAACTCGGCCGAGCCTAGATAGACTCGCGCACCTTTACCCATGCGGTTGTTAAAATTACGGGTCGAGGTTGAGAAAACCGTGGCATTATCTTCCACGCGGGCTTGATTTCCCATGCACAAGGAACATCCCGGCATCTCCGTTCTTGCACCAGCAGCCGCGAAAATACCGTACACTCCTTCATCCCGTAACTGTTGTTCATCCATGCGGGTTGGGGGACAGATCCACAGGCGACCTTTGACCGTTCCTGCGCCTTCCAAAATCTTCGCCGCCGCCCGATAATGGCCGATATTGGTCATACAAGAACCGATGAATACCTCATCAACTTTATCCCCGGAACATTCGCTCATTAACTTCACATTATCCGGGTCATTGGGAGCCGCCACAATCGGTTGTTTGATCTCGTTTAAGTTGACCTCGATAATATCAGCGTATTCGGCATCTTCATCGGCTGACATTAACTCTGGGTTCGCTAACCATTGCTCCATTTTGGCAATACGACGAGTCAAGGTAACCGCATCCTCATAGCCCCTGGCGATCATGTTTTTCATCAGCACAATATTAGAGCGCAGATATTCTGCCACGGTTTCTGTACTGAGCTTAATGGTAGAGCCAGCACACGATCGCTCTGCCGTGGCATCCGTTAACTCAAACGCCTGCTCCAACTTCAAGTCCGGTAAGCCCTCCATCTCCATCACCCGACCATTGAACACATTTTGCTTGTTCTCGGTGGCGACAGTGAGCTTACCTTGTTGCATGGCTACCCAGGGAATGGCGTTGACGATATCCCGCAGGGTAACCCCCGGTTGCAACTCACCGGTAAACTTGACTAATACGGACTCTGGCATATCCAAGGGCATCACCCCCAGAGCTGCCGCAAACGCCACCAACCCGGAACCTGCGGGGAAGGAAATACCCAGGGGGAAACGGGTGTGGGAGTCGCCCCCCGTGCCTACGGTGTCCGGTAAGAGCATCCGGTTGAGCCAGGAGTGGATGATGCCATCTCCCGGACGCAGGGCAACCCCTCCGCGAGTGGAGAAGAAGTCCGGTAAGTCCTTGTGGGTTTTGATGTCTACGGGTTTGGGATAGGCGGCGGTATGGCAGAAGGTTTGTAAAGTGAGGTCGGCATTAAAGCCCAAACAGGCCAGTTCTTTCAGCTCATCCCGCGTCATCGGCCCGGTGGTATCCTGGGAACCTACGGTGGTCATGATTGGTTCGCAGGAGGTTCCGGGACGCACACCGGGCAGTCCGCAGGCTTTGCCCACCATTTTTTGCGCCAGGGTAAACCCTTTACCGGTATCGTTGGGCAGACTGGGACGGGTGAACAGTGGACTCGGTTCATACCCCAGGGCTTCACGGGTTTTATCGGTTAAGCTGCGTCCGATGAGTAGGGGAATGCGTCCACCGGCACGAACTTCATCGAGAATGGTTTCGGGTTTGAGGGTGAAGGTGGAAACGACTTCTCCCGCTTGGTTGGTAATTTCCCCTTTGTAGGGATGGATGGTGATCACATCGCCGGTGTTGAGTTTGCTGACATCGCATTCGATGGGCAGTGCGCCAGAGTCTTCAGCCGTGTTGAAGAAGATGGGGGCAATTTTACCGCCGAGGATGTATCCTCCTGCCCGCTTGTTGGGTACAAAGGGGATATCGTCGCCAATGTGCCAGAGAACGGAGTTAATGGCAGACTTGCGAGAGGAACCGGTTCCGACAACATCGCCGACATAGGCGACGGGATGGCCGTTTTCTTTCAGTTTGGCAATGGTTTCCAACCCTTCCGGCATCCGCGACTCTAGCATAGCCAGGGCATGGAGGGGGATGTCGGGGCGGGTGGTGGCATGGGGTGCGGGGGAGAGGTCATCTGTGTTGGTTTCTCCGGGCACTTTGAAGACGGTGACGGTGATGGCTTCAGCCAGTTTGGGACGGCGGATAAACCAGACGGCGTTCGCCCAAGCGTCGATCGCTTGTTTGGCGTAGGGGTTCACGTCTGAGAGTTCTAGAACTTCATTAAAAGCATCAAAAACCAGGGTGATTTTACTCAGAGCGCCAGCCGCTTCACTGGCCATGCCGTTATCATTGCTTTTGAGGATATCGACGAGCGATCGCACATTATATCCTCCCACCATGGTTCCCAGCAGGTCGATCGCCCCCTGATGGGAAATGAGCGGACACTGGATCTCATCCTTCGCCACAGCAGTCAGGAAACCGGCTTTCACATAAGCCGCTTCATCCACACCTGGCGGCACGCGATCGCGTAATAACATCAGCAGTTCTTCTTTCAGTTCCTCCTGCGGCTGTTTGAGCATCTCGCACAACTCGGAGGTTTGAGCGGCATCCAAAGGCAGGGGAGGGATACCGAGAGCAGCGCGTTCTTGGGCGTGTTGACGATAGTCATCTAGAAACATAAGCGTTGCAGTTCTCCTGATTCGTTTCTATCATTATGAAGGAGTTTCCCAGTGTAGCGCTTCATAGACTCAGCAAAACGTATCCTCTGATCCGTAACCGTTATCTTCTGCTAATTTCACCACTCCCTTGCTGAGTCACTATTCCTCCATGCCCAACTTAGGCATCACCTTACAAGAATCAGGTTTTCTGTTGCAATTTACGTGGCATTATACGATTCTGGCGATCGTGTTATTGAAGAAACCCGGTTTCTGGTTCCCACGAGAATCAACGCTGTAACAGCGCAAGCTGTCAAGACACGCCTAAGTGCGGGTGGCTATCCAACGGCGGCAGAGTTCTACTTGAATCTGCCATCGCTCACCAGTTTGATTAATCACATCATGGCGTTTCAGGGTCTCTAGGGCGGCGGTAAGGTCGGGCACAGGGGGACACTGGGACTGGAGTTGCTCCGTTGTTAGGCCGGTGGGGTGAGGGGCGAGGGCTTTCAGGATATCCGTTTGTCCTGGTGGGTCTTGGCTGGCTTGGTTCCAGATGCCGTCGAAGTAGTAGCGACCATTGCGGAACAGGTCGCCTTGGGTAATATCGGTAACAGCGGCCACATCCTCTAAGGTAAGTCTGGCATTCCGTTCATTGAGCGGAGTTGAAATACGTTCATTGAGCGAAGTCGAAATGAACGTAGGCGTTTCAAACATCAGCTCATTAAAACGGCGCACCAGTTGAAAGCCTATCAGTTGCACCAGGTAGGGTTGACCGTGGGTGAGGCGATAGATTTCATCCACCGCATCCGGGTGATATTCCAGGGGGAAGTCCTCGCTGGGATTTTCCAGAATTTGCCGGGTGGCGGCGCTGCTGAGGAAACCGACACGGAGGGCGTAGGTGCTGCCAAAGAAGGGTTGGAAATAGTCGCGGGTCATTTCTTCGAGGGTGTGCAGTCCAGCCAGGGCAAAGGCTAGACGCTTATCCATTTGCATCAGACCCCGCAGGTAACCCATAAAGTCGGGGGTGAGTTGTCCCGCTTCGATGAGGTCTTCGATAATCTCAAATTCATCCAGGGCAATAATCAGGGCGCGACAGTCCAGTTGCTTAAGGACATCTCGCAGGTAGCGCTCAAATGTGCGTTGGGGAAACGTGAGAAAGGCTTCATCGGAAGGCGCGGCAATGTCCAGATGTTGGGCAATATCGTCGGCAATGGTCAGCAGGACTTCACTGATACCCTGGGTAACGGAGCCGAGCAGTTGCAGGTTAACGTAAATCAGCTTGAGGTCAGAACCGCCCGTGAGGTTGCGGAGAATGGAGCTTTTCCCCATGCGGCGATGACCGTAGATGAGGACAGAGGGGGGGTTGGCTGCACCGAGCCAGAGGCTTTCCAGTTCCCGGAGGATGTCCTCACGACCCACAAACCGGTCACCTTCTACCGGGTCGCCGATGGTGTAGGGGTTTTGGACGGGTTCGAGAATTTCCACATTGCCAATATCGCTGGCAATCTGAATAACAAATCTCAACCATCGTTGTAAGATTAAGATAATTAACATCCCTTCAGGTTGAGCAAGTTGATCAATATTATTAATGATGTGTTGGAGTTCTCCTTGGGCACGAACTAGGGCTTTGGCGCGAGTTCCCCGGCTACTACTACGCTCAATAAGTTGAGTTTCTTCGATGACGCGGTTAAATGCTTGGATAGCTTGCCAACTTGTTGGATGGAAGCGTTTTTCAGGCTCTGTTTCAGGGCAAGGAGGAAGGATAAGTGAAGAAATTTGCTTAAATTCTGTGGCTTGGTTGCATAAGTTAAGTGCATAGCTTAGGGTATATATTTGATTGCCATACGGGATGTGTGAATTTTTTTCAAAAACTAGAGTAGCTTCACTTAATTGCTGTGAATACATTAGATAAAATCCTGCGGCAATTGAGTGATGGGGTAAATCCAACCGAAGATCTGTATTAAGATTGGCAGTGAGTCGTTCCCGAACACTTCTGGGTAAGATAAAGAAACTATCCCAGAAATGTTTCTTTAGTATGTTATTAATACATACAGAGCAAAAACGAAGGATGCTCCGGTTGTCAATCTGTGCTATTTTACCGATAATTTCTTCTTTCGGAATTTGAGTTAGTTCTTCATTGATACATTCAATAACAGTGGTAACCTGTA contains:
- the acnB gene encoding bifunctional aconitate hydratase 2/2-methylisocitrate dehydratase, encoding MFLDDYRQHAQERAALGIPPLPLDAAQTSELCEMLKQPQEELKEELLMLLRDRVPPGVDEAAYVKAGFLTAVAKDEIQCPLISHQGAIDLLGTMVGGYNVRSLVDILKSNDNGMASEAAGALSKITLVFDAFNEVLELSDVNPYAKQAIDAWANAVWFIRRPKLAEAITVTVFKVPGETNTDDLSPAPHATTRPDIPLHALAMLESRMPEGLETIAKLKENGHPVAYVGDVVGTGSSRKSAINSVLWHIGDDIPFVPNKRAGGYILGGKIAPIFFNTAEDSGALPIECDVSKLNTGDVITIHPYKGEITNQAGEVVSTFTLKPETILDEVRAGGRIPLLIGRSLTDKTREALGYEPSPLFTRPSLPNDTGKGFTLAQKMVGKACGLPGVRPGTSCEPIMTTVGSQDTTGPMTRDELKELACLGFNADLTLQTFCHTAAYPKPVDIKTHKDLPDFFSTRGGVALRPGDGIIHSWLNRMLLPDTVGTGGDSHTRFPLGISFPAGSGLVAFAAALGVMPLDMPESVLVKFTGELQPGVTLRDIVNAIPWVAMQQGKLTVATENKQNVFNGRVMEMEGLPDLKLEQAFELTDATAERSCAGSTIKLSTETVAEYLRSNIVLMKNMIARGYEDAVTLTRRIAKMEQWLANPELMSADEDAEYADIIEVNLNEIKQPIVAAPNDPDNVKLMSECSGDKVDEVFIGSCMTNIGHYRAAAKILEGAGTVKGRLWICPPTRMDEQQLRDEGVYGIFAAAGARTEMPGCSLCMGNQARVEDNATVFSTSTRNFNNRMGKGARVYLGSAELAAVCALLGKIPTVEEYLDIVAKKVDPFKAELYRYLNFNEIEGFEDFGRVIPADQMPKLEEAVV
- a CDS encoding AAA family ATPase, which translates into the protein MPHLQEFLKQSLHSNWEEGLYNSNELLKYSLQVTTVIECINEELTQIPKEEIIGKIAQIDNRSILRFCSVCINNILKKHFWDSFFILPRSVRERLTANLNTDLRLDLPHHSIAAGFYLMYSQQLSEATLVFEKNSHIPYGNQIYTLSYALNLCNQATEFKQISSLILPPCPETEPEKRFHPTSWQAIQAFNRVIEETQLIERSSSRGTRAKALVRAQGELQHIINNIDQLAQPEGMLIILILQRWLRFVIQIASDIGNVEILEPVQNPYTIGDPVEGDRFVGREDILRELESLWLGAANPPSVLIYGHRRMGKSSILRNLTGGSDLKLIYVNLQLLGSVTQGISEVLLTIADDIAQHLDIAAPSDEAFLTFPQRTFERYLRDVLKQLDCRALIIALDEFEIIEDLIEAGQLTPDFMGYLRGLMQMDKRLAFALAGLHTLEEMTRDYFQPFFGSTYALRVGFLSSAATRQILENPSEDFPLEYHPDAVDEIYRLTHGQPYLVQLIGFQLVRRFNELMFETPTFISTSLNERISTPLNERNARLTLEDVAAVTDITQGDLFRNGRYYFDGIWNQASQDPPGQTDILKALAPHPTGLTTEQLQSQCPPVPDLTAALETLKRHDVINQTGERWQIQVELCRRWIATRT